GCACAAGTCATGACAAGCAACCCAAAAGAAACAGTGCTTTTCATTTAAGGCAAGAATACgcgtagctagctagctcgcaTACACAAGAATTGTCTACGTACGATAACATGATTGATTGGCAAGGAAAGAACCCCAGATCAGATGATATATTTATTCCTCTAAATTATAAGGAGGCCTTCTTACCATGCATGCTTGTCCATCATGGTGTGTCTTCTGGGTTTTTTGCATGGATGTAAAACAACATCCCATTCCATCAGAGATTACGTTTTTTCAGGTTTGGTGATCATACTCATTCTTTTTGGCCTGCGAATTCTGTGTTACATTCTTTACAGGTTATTGATCAAGAGGGAGCATCCGAACAGTAGTACTGAGGAGAATCCAATACACGGCTTGGAAATGCAGTACTCGGAGAATACGCCCCATGCCCATCGGATTTGCCATCGGAGAGCATTGCCAAAAACCAAGTTCGTAGCTCAACATATTTCATCGTAGGGCGCCAACGTCGATCGAGCTAGACTTGGTcatgatgtgtgtgtgtgtgtgtatatatatatatgtatatttatatatagttcatGGTTGTAATTATATAATACGATGCCAACAAAAGTGTGAGATCGATGGTGAGTTCCGAGACCTGTGTTCCTTAATTAGCTAGCTGCATGTGTGAATagatttacaaaatacaaaatgaatgcTCGTCGATCGTATTCATGATTGTTTCATTTCAGGGGGAAAATTGCGAGAATAATATAGAAGTATAAGCTAATTGATCATGAtttgtttttggaaaattaatgatatatcATAGATTGGCACATAAAACGTTGCGTCGTCCTATGCATGCGATAGCTAGCCAAAGGTACGTCGAGTAATATGTTCAAACATCACATGATTATTTTGTTAATTCCTaggcataatatatatatataaccattaaaagaataccatattattaaaaaaaaaatttatttaaaaacgtTTACACTACATTCTATTTatgtagaataatttaattaagaagataaattttaaaatttaaattttaccaaTCAAATTATGCTATGTGCATAGTGTGTAGTGTAATGAAATTAATCTTTATAGTCATAGAGTGCACAacattacatattttaaaaaaataaataaatataaaactcacgtaaaaaagttaatttttttaacagcaAAATctgctttttttaaaaataaatacgctatatttatgtaatttataattgtatctAACCTTATCCGTGGTATAAAAGTCTTAATTAGGACAAAAATCTACCGGCATAAATTGCAGCTACGACTACACTGCGAATTAAACTACAAGCCGGACTCTGTCATTGCAAATTACAATTTCAACAttcgttattttattttattatgaataatacttatttagtataaaatatgagtttttttttctttttatttattaaaaataattatgttgaTAAGTGATCACAACATCTTACATTTAATATCAAGAGAAAATCAAAATGtacttttattaaaatttgaattgaatTCATGAGTAAAATATCTTTTGTTAGGGGAATAAatcaacattttaaaaaaaaatcagaatatttaaattcatttgtgcCAGAACCCAATTAACAGGGCGAGCCCATGAATCATGACAATGGAGTATTGGTCCCGTTTGCCGCACAGTTAACGAAGTACACAGAGCTCTCAGGCAGGCCATGCCCAAGAAGATGCTGGAGCGGGTCCTCTCCCTGCGCCGAGCCGCTCCGCCACACGGGGACGAAGCAGCCGAAAACAACGACGATGGCGCCACAGACGACTCTAAGACCAAGAAGCAGCAACTCCCGCTCACGACCCGGGCCTTTAACTACTTTACTCGAATGGGTCCCATCGGACCCTGCCTCGCATTCCTCTTCCTCGTGTTCCTCGCTCTCCTCTCCTTGCTACTCTTCCACTCCCACAGTTTCGTTTGCGTCTCCTCCTACTACGACCCGGTTTACCGCTCCAGATTCCTCGGGTTAGACGGTCTTGAATCGGATTTCGGATCCCTCGGCGTGCCCTGGTGTAAGCCTTTTCTTTTTACTCGGATCCGATCCTTTTAAGTTTTTCGATTTTGTTCACCATATTTATATCAAATCTCTTATCTTCATATATTAAGGGCATTTATAGTTTCAGATCCAGTGTTTGGTGTCTGATAAAAATAACAATGGGGTTTTAGACTTTTAGTTATAAGTAATTTTTGTTACCTAAGAACTTGGAAGAATTGTGAAAAAATTGAACTAGCATTGAAGTTTCTAGAATGCTTTTGGGGAAAGGTTTAGTTTGCTAATTTAATGCCTTTGCTTGCTCCGGATGACCGGAAACAAACAAAGGAGTTGAAGTTTTAACATTTATAGGGAGAGAACTTTTCTTATAAGCGAATTTCAAAGGAAGCCAACGACGCTGTGTATGCTTACTTACTAAAATGCTGAATGGTGTGGAAAGTAGCGGTCTTTAATGGAATCCAAATAAAAATGCGAGTCGGATTTAGAATTTGACCTGTATAGGTACTTGCGTGTTCATGATGCGAAGCATGACTCTTGTCGGTGAAATTGCAATCATAAGATGTTGGTTGTTGTGGTCCAAGTTCCAACAAGTAAAACTAGGTACGATCCGACTATGATTGTAATCTGGTCCCTTATACTGCTGCTGCAAGATTATGGCAATACATATAATTGAGTATGGCCGAGATTTTGCTAACAGGAGTCATGGCGTGCATAGGAGCACAAGTTTACAAGGATCCTTAAATTTAGGTTGAAATCATTGGTTTGAATTTACTTGCTGATAATTGACATATAAAAACAAAGGGATTTGGCAAAGGTGGTATTCACTGTGCCTGGGACATGTTACCGAGGCAAAGTGTCTCAACTTCCTTGCACAAATCTATGCCCCATACGttggtttgaatttaaaatcatGATGTTACATTATCCAGAATTGTgtgatttttatattcttatccTTGGCAAAAGGCAGATCGAAACATGGAAAAACGGTTGAATGGACGTCTAAGGATTTACTCAATGGCTTGGAAGAGTTCGTACCTATATATGAAGCTCGGCCAATTAAGAACAACAAGTATGGGATGGGTTTTGACCACAGCTTCGGCCTATGGTTCACTGCTCGATGGCTGAAGCCAGATTTGATGATTGAGAGCGGTGCTTTCAAGGGGCATTCCACTTGGGTTCTGCGGCAAGCGATGCCAGACATACCAATTGTGTCACTTTCACCCCGACATCCCGAGAAGTATCTCAAGAAGGGACCTGCTTATGTCGATGGAAACTGCACATACTTTGCTGGAAAGGACTTTGTTGATTTTGGAAATGTTGATTGGGGAAGTGTGATGAAGAAACATGGGATTACTGATCTGAGTCGGGTTCTTATATTTTTTGATGACCATCAAAATGAATTGAAAAGGTAATAACCATATACCAATTAACGCTTTTTCCCATCATTTTTTACTGCCCTACGGTAGAATTGAttattctgtttttccacaTCTTGTGTTTGACAAGCAGAATAAAGCAGGCCCTTAAAGTTGGCTTCCAACATCTTGTTTTTGAGGATAACTATGACACTGGAACTGGAGATCATTATTCCTTAAGGCAAATATGTGATCAATTTTATATAAGAGGTTCTTGCTCTCCCTTTTAACTCTTGTTTACTTGGGCCATTTGCGCTACATAAGCTTCTTGCTTCTATATCATGATGTACACATTACTTTTGTTGTGTTGATTATAGCCTTATGGTTGCTGGCTTCCTGCATCTGGAAGTACTCATAAAGTCAGTTTATTTCAATAATTTAGGAGGTGGCCACAGCTGTTTTAGAGACAGTGATGAAGCTCGGATTagatcaaaaagaaagaaattctggGAGAAAGGGACGGATATAGACGAACTTTGTGGGCCGGGTGAAGCATGGTGGGGTGTTAGAGGGTATATGCGGGATAACTTCAACCACAGTAATCAGCTAATCTCCCATGCAGAACACTTTCAGAACAGCCGTTTTCTGGAATCAATTCTTGATGTTTATTGGGAACTCCCTCCGGTTGCTGGACCTTCTCTTACTCATCAAACAAGATACGATCCGGCTCGTTCAACCAGTCCTATTGTTGAAGATGGTCGGTATGGCTTGTTCCAGAGGCTCGGTCTAGCCAGGCTGGAGACTTCTACATTCAATGGATATACTCAGATGGTTTATGTTCAGATATCAAAACAATAGTTTTAAATCTATGTAGATGAGAATGCACTTTTTTACCTTCCATGGTATTTTACATTATGCACGTAAGTTTTCTCCTTATTGTTTTGTAGTCACCGAAGATAATCTTTTCTCCGTGTAAGCATAATAGAGTAAATTGGCCATCAGTCTTGACTCTTCTCTCCAATGCGAGTATTAGTGCTCTCATCACTAGTTTTTAAATTCATCACGTGCCAAGCGTGTAGGCAAGGTTTATTTAGCTTGACAACATGTTTACGTCTGAAGTTGTAGAAGATTTTATTTAAGATAATAATGAACAATACAGTGTGGCCGCCATACaagaatattatataatgtataataaattttaatcagcggattttttattttttttatacatttgggAGAGGAGGTTTTGAACTCCATACCTCTATTTTAAATGCGGGGGTTATATCAATTAAGCCACATGTCTTCGACTTAAATGAGTCTAGTTTTTTCATCTTGGCTCTCGGAATCCCACAAAACTTGTCCATGAGAACTTTCGAGCCTCGCTCCAAAGCTTAGTAAAAGTCTCACAAATTTTATTAGGTCGAGTCATCAACCGGACCAGCACGAACAAAGTCAGGCTCCACATAAAGAAGGCCCAAAAGTTATAAGCTCAAAAAATTTCCAGAGGGCAAGAAGTTTTTAATCCCAAAATTTCACTCGCGTCTTGTATCCTCAAAACCAATCCAGCATGATTGAAGTAAATAAAAATCAGTAACATAACACAACGCATTCTTGGGTTGACTCCCAAAATTTGTTAGTAATTCTTCTTTAAAATAGAGTtcgggagagagagaagaagagagatttACAAACATCAACCAATCCATTTACACAACAATTGGAATTCAGAGATACAAAGcggacacttttttttttttatacaaagcaGACATGccacttaaaatatatattaatctgaATGTCTCCAGTAAAAATTACCAGCTTACACGTAAATCTAATATCTCAAAtgcatatatatgattttaaaacaGAATACCAAACTAAAAATTCTTTCAGAGCTTTCATTGCCACAGGTAGCAGCACCTCCTTTCTGGTCTTGCTGATACTTACAACACATTAGTTACTAGGCTCTTGCACTTCAGGGCCTTTCGCGCTGCTTTCAAGCAGGTAGACTTGTTTGTTCGTTCTCAGCAGACTACATTTTGAATAGAAACAAAGAACAAAGATCGAAGTTAAGGTTCATGGTTAATAGTAGAGTATTGAGTGCCCAATGCTTAAATCTATGTTGGAGTATCCTATACTAACTGACATATCATCATGCTTagtgcattaatcataatagAACATACCTAACCCAATTGCCTCAGAGCCTTTCATGATCCTTAGCCTCCTACAGGAATCTGTGAACATTCTGTGGCAACAAACAAGGTAACTCTAAGAAGGGATTATAATCATGGCTGAAATGGATAAACGTTAACAACCTGTTGTTAGAAATCAGATAAAAACATTCAGCAAGTTGactatatttatagaaaagtAGAATTTTAATTCACAAGCGGTGATGGTTAATCAGATCGCATCGTGTGTAGAAAAATCAATGGTTAACCATTTCAGTTTGGAATAACAAGCAACATCAAATTAGGAAATCATGCAGGATTTTGAGTCGAACCTTTGCacagatatttaaaaaattagaaggaaaaagaaatcacaTAGATGAGGATAGCACTTACTCCCAGGGGACATCACCAACAAGCATCCAATCACCATCCTTGTCTTCATATGTCAGCACATATTCAGAGCCATGGAGAAGATCCCTCAGACAACTCTCGTTTAGGCCATCCCGCCCTCGAAGTCCGCGTGAACTGCACTGCCCTGGATCAGTCATTCAGGATAATGAATAAATACCCTTCTGCATAAATATGCCATCATGCAATCTTGAGCAAACAATCTTCTAATATAACATACAAATAccagtcctctctctctctctctctctctctctctctctctcagaggcAAACTGAAAGATCACACCTAAAAAAATGGAAGTCACATGTATAGGGAACAAAAACTGCAGAGCTTTCAAGGGTTTTGTCTTCAATTTTATTATAGATCATTACCAATAGTTCCTTTGCTGCAGTCCTTACTATGAACAAAGGGGGTTATTAGACATCCTGAGTTTCCCTCCCCCGATGACTTGATATACAGTTCCAGCCGGTGGAATTGTATATCTGGTATTTCACTCTCCAGAAGTGGGTCCAAAGGGTCCTGCTGAGGTTCCACATCATCGAAAAAAAGGTGTTGTAGGCCATGTCGGAGGAGATATGAAAATGCATTTACtaactttttaaaaagaaagaacgACTTTGATGTATATTTTGGTCACACGTTCTTTTGCTTTCAGGCTAAAGAGAGAGTACCGATGGTAAAGCAGCTAAACATCTTCTCCAGAGCCGATGACAGttccatataatttttatacgtTTTGAGATCAACCTTCCTTAGGTATGGAGCACCGTCCATGCTAACTTTTACATAAAGGAATCCAAATCCAGATTTGCCTTCAACCTCATCGGCAGTCTTCGCCAAATTGGAGGCCATGCTGTTTTTTCTGAATGAACGAATTGGGGGCCATCCTACAACCTGTGCCCTGTTGCAACAATTTTATGCTTCGTGATTCATGCTCAATAAGTAGTACATATTCTCTAAAATAAAGTAATAGTATTTAAGAACTCATCATATAGATTAGCATTTAAtacaaaaaaaagtgaaaaacataGTATAAGTGAAAGAGCAGGTATTAATAGCGCACAAGAAGTCTGTCATTCTGATAAAGACTCAGTATTTGTTTTGAGAGATGATATAGCTGAACAAAACTTTCCATACAAAGCAAAATGTGTGAAATCATCTTTTGGGAAGACCAGTacaacataaaactaaaatcCAGCTCTATAACTTTTCCTGAAAACTTTCAGCAATCGGTTTTTCgacaaccaaaaccaaattaACAAAGAGAAACACGATTAACAAATGCGAAGAATGGGGAGCTTACTTTGCAGCAGGAGCACTACCATGTTCATTTGCAACAGGAATCTGAGGCTTCTTATCCTGAACTGGCTTTGAAGATTGAGGAACAGAACTTGCCTCTTTCATGGTTGGTGTTGCTAGTGGACATGACTGCTGGGTAGTATTCTTACCCTCTAAACCAGCAAGAGGCTTCCCACTGGACATAGATAAAACAGCTCCTTTACCCAAATCAACCTCAGATTCATTAGACATAGATAAAACCCATTTCCCAGAAGAACCATCAATGGCATCAGAGAAACCCCTCTTAGCCCCAGACACAGGGTTTTTTAGAGTGCTCAGAGAATACCCTTTATTCTTATCCTCCAAGTCCTTACCAAAAAGGGAGACCCCCAGTCCTGGTTTTCTCTCTGGGACCTCAGACCCAGGCAAGCCAAGGGTGAGCTCAGTCTCCTTGAGGTTGAGAGCAGAGCTCTTCTCAACCTCAGTTGAGAGagtagaagaggaggaagatgaaAGCTTTTCCGAGCTTCTTTCCATTGAAGAAGCCTCTGATAAGCCCATGTAATTATGTTCCAGTGGTATAGACATGAAAGTTACACAATTCAAAGAAACGCAAGTATAACTCGAGGAAAAGGCTGGGAAGAATATGAATatgaatgaagagaaggaaTAATATGGTTGATAATCTGAACAGAGAGTAGACTGtagacaagagagagagagagagagagagaagagagagcatAAAGGTTAAAAGAGAAAACACCACTCTGGTTAGCCCTGCGGgactgatttttctttttttttatgcagaaaAGAAGCTTCTTCGGCCTTTCTGtagcaaccttttttttttcacccgcTTTATATAGAAACGAAATCtgatctctctctgtctctctcagatctccaaattttcttttttggcgTAGAGGAATATGCTTATGAGTTTGAAACTCTGTGAGCAGTGCCGATTCTAGCACATAATCTGTGCCCTTCCAGAGGTATCTAGTCTCGGTTTcacataactatattttaatattattatttattatttattattttattttattcttattaaattaattaaattattttacttattattcatacactacatatttattataaaaaaaattaaaataaatataatatatgatatatgaaaatgataagtaaaattatttattgttgtgtccgattttatgaaaatatataacgAAGTTTAAAAGTTGACTAGCTAGGAATGTGGTATGAATTTGACAGATTATTCGACAACAAGCAAAGCCGAAATTAAAGATTCACCAAATCCTTCATCTGTTCATCaccattagaaaaaaataaaataaaataaagatatttacattatgtaatttttgcatatttcttttaaaattttgaaaatataaaaaatttctataaaaaattaaatttttaataataaattttatttttaaaaaatgaatggaccgtaggtagaaaaaaaaaaaaaaaaaaaaaaaaaaaaggtaagaaCAGCATGTACTAGAACAGTATATAacttggttattttattttgtacccTTTAATCGCAGTAACGAGTAACGACACAGCCACTAAAATACGCCATGGTCCACACGGTCAATGTTCGGAGCAAAAAGTGCACTTTAGCacagaatgagagagagagagagagagagtccaaCATACCGAGAAAGTGATTGCATGAAAATGGTCTCTGTTTTTTTCTGTGAGTTGAGTCTCAACCTGGGGACAAAATTCTAAACTGCGATCATATCACCCTTTGAAGATTTTTCTCAGAAGTGGaacaaacaaaagaataaaacgGAGATAGAACTTCGGGAATAAATAAACCATTAAAAACCATACAAAATTCcaaatttgctgaaaataattaattcatttgaaaaaaaatgaactctattattaaaaaattaatttttttatatgggttcaatatttacttcttttttttcaaatgaattgtGCTTTTCTTTGATAAAAAGAGTTATGAAAGTAGGttgaaaaaatgagaaagtttttgaaaaaaattaaaattaggcaaataattaaataactttaaaaatatatatatttgtaaaaaaaatactaaaaatatcatGCTATATAAATGAGTAGCATGAGTTTATTTAGGGTtgatttggttacacaaaattaaattatttcattttattttatataattattacgatttttttaaattctcacataaaatataaaaaaaaaattcaatttctttaaatcataaaataaaattactattaaaaaattatattataataatattttatttaatttttaataaaatatctcatttaatcttatataattaaacaAGCTCTTAGGCTGCGTTTTGATATTGagctaaattaaattttttatgaatagtaataaattgaGTTTATAAAGTGAGTTATGTAGAgtctatttaaaattaatttagatgtatttaaatattaatatgagtttaaagatatttatagGAAATTGAAAATGTTATAAGTTTCATCTATAAAaaagtgttgagttgaaaaaaattataagtcatacgtgtaaataaattttgagttaaaataaatttaataatttaagaattatatatttaaatattagatttaatttaaaattaaactgattaaaatgattatttaacaagcaaatgagatttaatttttctttcagaAAGCAAGTCGAGATCTTGTTCAATGTGCTAATTAAAACATCTCCTAAAGCTCCAATAATAATACAAGTGAGATGCCCCACTTCAGTGTGACTTGGAGCGTGGCTCATAAACAGTTTATTGATTTGAcgtttaattaaaaaaacaatgttGCTAGGGACAAGCGGGGGTAATCGGCGTATGTAAGtgcttacatgaaaaaataaaataaaataaaataaaagtcagaactctctctctctcttcttccgaTTCTACCTTCTTGGTTTTCTTTCATCTCTTtctttgcttgttttttttcttgatcagaaattttgagaaacgttaaaaatgcaataaacgGAGACTGggtttcagaaaaaaaaaaaatgcaaaaatactCAAAAGTATACTGGGTTGCAGATGGCAAGACACTTCTCTTTATCTTCGTGCATAACTGAGTGACAAATTTTGTGGGTTGGCATTGTTGGTATGTGCACCATGGGTTGGAGCTTCTTTAGAATATTTTGCTTCTCTTTTCACTAtatattcaaactttttttgaaaattttttgagaCGGATCTGTGCAAAATCAAGATGTTCACTTCCTCCTTCTTGGCTGCCAACCATAGTTTCAAGCAAAAAATTTATTCTCTTTCCGATTTTAGATCCTCTGCAATTcagatgatttttatttctaaaaaatacaCTAAGGGGCAAACAAAAAGGGAACGAAGAAGATAAACTTTTGAGAAAGAGCTCAGCCCAGCTTCTGCTCTGTTCGTTCTTCAATCGagattaaatttgattttttctttatcGTTGTTcttagagaattttttttttcggtgcCAGTAAGTTCTTTCTTGCTATTCATGGGAGTCGCTACTTTCTACGATGGCAAACTTTGTGGTTTTGAGTTTTGGTGActatcaaaaattttttttctcgGTAGTTTCTAGAGTTGCGAAAATCTATTTTTGTtcttggtgtttttttttttttttttgcgtggTGGCTGCGCACATCTGAGTTTGTTGGCAGTTTCTGGTGGTGACTAAGTGGTGGTCGAACACTTCTACGGTGCTAGGCAATGATTTCTTTATTTATGGGCAGTGACTCTCTCTGTGTCGGCATTCTCTGAGGTGGTGGTGTGTGAAGGTCTAAGGAGAAAATCGGTCTAAGGACCAAGAACCcagaaacgacgtcgtttttaTAAAGTGCTGCCATATCATCAAGCCGTTTGTATGCCTTTTACTCTTTGCGACTGCATCCaacatttttgttaaaaaaaatcagaatattatatgatatttaattagagtgcatcgaaataaaaaaaagtttgagaatttaaacattattatataataaatcagataattattataactaatcatattatatatagattagatttgaagaatgagataagaatttttattttaaataaaagcttaaaatattatattttaattttaattttattttaaaattttaaaaaattaaattatttattatattttatataaaaatttaaaaaatttataataaagaaatcaaattttatatctCAATTCATACCCCTAATCTAATCATAGCGTGCAagatttaaggaaaaatatgtgCATATGGCagaatttgttgtttttttaacTGTATCGTGGTGGGACCTGTCGGGTGAATCTTCATTTTCACCACGCGCGTATCCAATCGTAATTATTGTGTAATCCAAAAGTGGGAACGCGTGCGACCAATCTGACGTTTTTTTTCACGAGTACAGGATCCGACGGTGAAACTACTTCCACATCATCATTAGCATTAGTTGGGGGAACATAAAGGCACGCAAGTTGCAACGGCGTTCAGTCGTTGAAGTTGAGTTGACCGTTGACGGGAGGAAACGATCATCATCTGGGTGAATTTACTTGTTTGACCAGTCTGGTAAACCCGTAACCGTTTTACTCACGTGAAACAGCCATGATCACCCACATGTTGTCATGTCATGTTCTTACCGGCCACATGATTACTGAAGCcaacttgttatatatatattttctccaACTAAATAGAAGTCAAAGGTTGAGTAAGAATAATTTCTTTaactactaaataaaaaaaattaaattaaaataaataaaatattctaataataatcttaaaaaataacatcGAGAAAATTAAGTAGTATTttactttataaaattataaaaaccaatttacataattattttattaattttttaaacttttctaatacttaaattataaactgGTGGTAAACAAGTTACAGGACTATCATTATTCTATAGTTAATAGACATTCTTGCTCTTTATGtcttttcttataatttttctaatcttttcttttgtttaggtttcaataaattaataaattatccaccaattacaataaatgaataattaggatttttcaaatttatataaaaaatctaaaacttaaatttataataaaaagatgtATAAAGTGAATGTCATAATATTtgagtctcattttttaaagtgtttgatttcatttcatctcatcattatattttttaaaatttttatacaaaatataataaacaattcattcttttcaaatattaaaataataataatataaaaaagtaatattttatttaattttcaaccttttatctcaatttattattcAAACGGGACCTTATTGTTGTTTGTTTGAATCTTTTAAATTATTCCactttagattttaaaattcaaacaaaaatattttaaaaatatgatacgTATA
This genomic interval from Carya illinoinensis cultivar Pawnee chromosome 2, C.illinoinensisPawnee_v1, whole genome shotgun sequence contains the following:
- the LOC122301026 gene encoding uncharacterized protein LOC122301026, whose amino-acid sequence is MPKKMLERVLSLRRAAPPHGDEAAENNDDGATDDSKTKKQQLPLTTRAFNYFTRMGPIGPCLAFLFLVFLALLSLLLFHSHSFVCVSSYYDPVYRSRFLGLDGLESDFGSLGVPWCRSKHGKTVEWTSKDLLNGLEEFVPIYEARPIKNNKYGMGFDHSFGLWFTARWLKPDLMIESGAFKGHSTWVLRQAMPDIPIVSLSPRHPEKYLKKGPAYVDGNCTYFAGKDFVDFGNVDWGSVMKKHGITDLSRVLIFFDDHQNELKRIKQALKVGFQHLVFEDNYDTGTGDHYSLRQICDQFYIRGGGHSCFRDSDEARIRSKRKKFWEKGTDIDELCGPGEAWWGVRGYMRDNFNHSNQLISHAEHFQNSRFLESILDVYWELPPVAGPSLTHQTRYDPARSTSPIVEDGRYGLFQRLGLARLETSTFNGYTQMVYVQISKQ
- the LOC122301027 gene encoding auxin-responsive protein IAA27-like; translated protein: MSIPLEHNYMGLSEASSMERSSEKLSSSSSSTLSTEVEKSSALNLKETELTLGLPGSEVPERKPGLGVSLFGKDLEDKNKGYSLSTLKNPVSGAKRGFSDAIDGSSGKWVLSMSNESEVDLGKGAVLSMSSGKPLAGLEGKNTTQQSCPLATPTMKEASSVPQSSKPVQDKKPQIPVANEHGSAPAAKAQVVGWPPIRSFRKNSMASNLAKTADEVEGKSGFGFLYVKVSMDGAPYLRKVDLKTYKNYMELSSALEKMFSCFTIGQCSSRGLRGRDGLNESCLRDLLHGSEYVLTYEDKDGDWMLVGDVPWEMFTDSCRRLRIMKGSEAIGLVC